From Deinococcus terrestris, one genomic window encodes:
- a CDS encoding IMPACT family protein, which yields MTGLPAPFTTLAGRHRHDAVIENSEFLAFADRADTPEKALGQLAALRERYPSATHHCWAYRIGPAYRFSDDGEPGGTAGAPILRAIEGQGVDHVMVVVVRFYGGVKLGTGGLVRAYGGTAAECLRTAPRLEVRPRQPLTVRVPFEHLSVLYHLLGTFDTVRGEEAYTASGVELSVEVCPEDAAAFAAALRDGTRGAAEVIEEATEAGG from the coding sequence ACCACCCTCGCCGGGCGGCACCGCCACGACGCGGTGATCGAGAACAGCGAGTTCCTGGCCTTCGCGGACCGGGCCGACACGCCGGAGAAGGCGCTCGGGCAACTGGCCGCCCTCCGGGAGCGCTACCCCAGTGCTACCCACCACTGCTGGGCTTACCGCATCGGCCCCGCCTACCGCTTCAGCGACGATGGCGAGCCGGGCGGGACGGCGGGCGCCCCCATTCTGCGGGCGATCGAGGGGCAGGGGGTGGACCACGTCATGGTGGTCGTCGTGCGCTTCTATGGCGGGGTCAAGCTGGGCACAGGCGGGCTGGTCCGCGCTTATGGGGGCACCGCCGCCGAGTGTCTCCGCACCGCGCCCCGGCTGGAGGTCCGGCCCCGGCAGCCGTTGACCGTGCGCGTTCCCTTCGAGCACCTCAGCGTGCTGTATCACCTGCTGGGCACCTTTGACACCGTGCGGGGCGAGGAGGCGTACACGGCGTCCGGCGTCGAGCTGAGCGTAGAGGTCTGTCCGGAAGACGCGGCGGCCTTCGCGGCGGCGCTGCGGGATGGCACGCGAGGAGCGGCAGAGGTGATAGAGGAGGCAACCGAGGCGGGGGGCTGA
- the ispF gene encoding 2-C-methyl-D-erythritol 2,4-cyclodiphosphate synthase gives MTVPSLPYRIGYGEDAHRLAEGRPLVLGGVPIPHAERGAVAHSDGDAVLHAVADALLSGLALGDIGHYYPDTAPEHQGLDSRVILRDSLALVREWGYRPANVALVVTLDRPKLGPLRAEIARTVAGLLELPETEVGVSFKTSEGLAPDHVQVRVTVLLVRDGE, from the coding sequence ATGACTGTTCCCTCCCTTCCCTACCGCATCGGCTACGGCGAGGACGCGCACCGGCTGGCAGAAGGCCGCCCCCTGGTGCTGGGCGGCGTGCCCATCCCGCACGCCGAGCGCGGCGCGGTGGCCCACTCGGACGGCGACGCGGTGCTGCACGCGGTCGCGGACGCCCTGCTCTCGGGCCTCGCGCTGGGGGACATCGGGCACTATTACCCGGACACCGCCCCCGAACATCAGGGACTGGACTCGCGGGTGATCCTCCGGGACAGCCTCGCGCTGGTGCGGGAGTGGGGGTACCGCCCCGCCAACGTGGCCTTGGTCGTCACCCTCGACCGCCCCAAGCTGGGGCCGCTGCGGGCCGAGATCGCCCGCACGGTGGCCGGGCTGCTGGAGTTGCCCGAAACGGAGGTCGGCGTGAGCTTCAAAACCTCCGAGGGGCTGGCCCCCGATCACGTGCAGGTGCGCGTCACCGTGCTGCTGGTGCGCGATGGCGAGTGA
- a CDS encoding tRNA (cytidine(34)-2'-O)-methyltransferase: MASDPLLHVVLYEPEKAGNVGNVARTCAVLGAELHLIRPFGFHLHDREFRRAVMDYLEGVTLHEHANWTAYQASLPPEARVWAFSTHATTLHTRAGFRRGDHLLFGPESRGLPTWLREGLPTLKLPQPGGGRSLNLAVAAGVAAFEAGRQIEGW, from the coding sequence ATGGCGAGTGATCCCCTCCTCCACGTCGTCCTGTATGAGCCGGAAAAGGCCGGGAACGTCGGCAACGTGGCGCGCACCTGCGCCGTGCTGGGCGCCGAGCTGCACCTGATCCGGCCCTTCGGCTTCCACCTGCACGACCGCGAATTCCGCCGCGCGGTGATGGACTACCTGGAGGGCGTGACGCTGCACGAGCACGCGAACTGGACCGCGTATCAGGCCAGCCTGCCGCCGGAAGCGCGGGTGTGGGCCTTTTCCACCCACGCCACCACGCTGCACACGCGGGCGGGCTTTCGCCGGGGCGACCACCTGCTGTTCGGCCCGGAGTCGCGCGGGCTGCCCACTTGGCTTCGGGAGGGCCTGCCCACGCTCAAGCTGCCCCAGCCTGGCGGGGGCCGCAGCCTGAATCTGGCGGTGGCGGCAGGAGTGGCGGCGTTTGAGGCGGGGCGGCAGATTGAGGGGTGGTGA